One genomic segment of Desulforamulus reducens MI-1 includes these proteins:
- a CDS encoding SpoIIIAH-like family protein, whose product MSKRFWFLGLLTLVGITLLVVGSQGGIGNFKETTNLTNAPHVQASTQDKNNSPNAKENSIVKPDSNPSGNAVEVKKGEIDQNEDVLKDTSGFFVEYRLERERSRGHQIEIAREIINNTNSDPDIRKKAQEQLYVISNRLQKELEVESLIRAKGYQDSVVFLEGKTVTVVIQAKDLNQEDAVKITDLVSRSTQVEAQNIVIIPKN is encoded by the coding sequence ATGTCTAAACGATTCTGGTTCTTAGGACTTTTAACCCTAGTGGGAATTACTTTATTGGTCGTAGGTTCCCAAGGGGGCATTGGTAATTTCAAAGAAACTACAAATCTTACTAATGCTCCCCATGTACAAGCCAGTACTCAGGATAAAAATAATTCGCCCAATGCCAAGGAAAACAGCATTGTAAAGCCGGATAGTAATCCTTCGGGTAATGCTGTGGAAGTAAAGAAAGGAGAAATTGATCAGAACGAAGATGTCCTAAAGGATACCAGTGGTTTTTTTGTTGAATATCGCTTGGAGCGGGAAAGAAGCCGTGGGCACCAAATAGAAATAGCCAGAGAAATTATCAATAATACTAATTCAGACCCGGATATTCGAAAAAAAGCCCAGGAGCAATTGTATGTGATTAGCAACCGTTTACAAAAAGAACTGGAAGTGGAAAGTTTAATTCGGGCCAAGGGGTATCAAGATTCTGTGGTATTCTTAGAAGGAAAAACCGTTACGGTTGTAATTCAAGCAAAGGATTTAAATCAAGAAGACGCAGTTAAGATAACGGACCTGGTGTCACGCAGTACCCAGGTTGAAGCCCAAAATATTGTTATTATACCTAAGAACTAA
- the accB gene encoding acetyl-CoA carboxylase biotin carboxyl carrier protein, with protein sequence MSHHLKITDTTLRDAHQSLWATRMATEDMLPILEKLDQMGYHSLEVWGGATFDVCLRFLNEDPWERLRLIRKYVKNTPLQMLLRGQSLLGYMHYPDDVLEAFIHKTVENGMDIIRIFDALNDIRNMEKAIQATKAAGAHAQATVVYTVSPVHTTEHYLETALRLEEMGADSICIKDMAGLLAPFKSYELVKLFKAHLQVPVQLHCHYIGGMAVGAYLKAAEAGVDVVDTASVPMAFGASQPPVETVVRALKGTPYDTGLSMKALFEVAQYFEDIRKVLGQQRGVTRISDMRVFEHQVPGGMISNLVSQLEEQKALHRLDEVLEEIPRVREELGFPPLVTPTSQIVGTQAVLNVLTGQRYKLIPGEVKLYVEGYYGQPPATIDPSVSRKVLGDKEAISCRPADLLEPKLDKLRDEIKDLAISQEDILSYAMFPQVARKFFEARKRGETGPQRKEASIKPGAPADFSGTKSTKEAKNVNLSELKELIKVLDQTDITEIDLESDGVKVSIRKGGKVSATVTPAAPQKTAETPVTEAPKTGEASVAPEVPVVSTQPTEDLIPVTAPMVGTFYRAPSPDADPFVNVGDIVEKGQTLCIVEAMKLMNEIEAEQAGEIVQIMVENGQPIEYGQNLFMIRKK encoded by the coding sequence ATGTCTCATCATTTAAAAATTACCGATACAACATTACGTGACGCACACCAGAGTCTGTGGGCAACCCGTATGGCCACGGAAGACATGTTGCCCATTTTGGAAAAATTAGATCAAATGGGGTATCACTCCTTAGAAGTGTGGGGCGGAGCAACCTTTGATGTTTGCCTGCGCTTTCTGAACGAAGATCCCTGGGAACGTCTTCGGTTGATTAGGAAGTACGTTAAAAACACCCCCTTACAAATGCTACTCCGAGGACAGTCTCTGCTGGGATATATGCATTACCCTGACGATGTGCTGGAAGCATTTATTCATAAAACCGTGGAAAACGGTATGGATATCATCAGAATTTTTGATGCTTTAAACGATATTCGAAATATGGAAAAGGCGATTCAAGCCACCAAGGCTGCCGGGGCCCATGCCCAGGCAACGGTGGTCTATACCGTAAGCCCGGTGCATACAACCGAACACTACCTGGAAACTGCCCTGCGGCTGGAGGAAATGGGTGCTGATTCTATTTGTATAAAAGATATGGCCGGCCTTCTGGCACCTTTTAAATCTTACGAATTAGTTAAATTATTCAAAGCCCATTTACAGGTACCTGTGCAATTGCACTGTCACTATATTGGTGGTATGGCAGTGGGAGCTTATCTAAAGGCCGCAGAGGCTGGTGTAGATGTGGTGGACACTGCTTCGGTTCCCATGGCCTTTGGTGCTTCGCAGCCACCGGTAGAAACCGTTGTAAGGGCCCTGAAAGGAACCCCCTATGATACTGGACTAAGTATGAAGGCACTGTTTGAAGTGGCTCAGTATTTTGAAGATATTCGCAAAGTGCTGGGACAGCAACGGGGTGTAACACGCATCAGTGACATGCGGGTGTTTGAACATCAGGTCCCTGGTGGTATGATTTCCAACCTAGTGTCCCAGCTAGAGGAGCAAAAGGCGCTGCATCGGCTGGATGAGGTTTTGGAAGAAATTCCTAGGGTGAGAGAAGAACTGGGCTTCCCGCCGCTGGTAACACCCACCAGTCAAATTGTTGGAACCCAAGCTGTTTTAAATGTCTTAACCGGGCAACGGTACAAATTAATTCCCGGTGAAGTAAAACTTTATGTTGAGGGCTACTACGGCCAACCCCCGGCCACCATTGATCCTTCGGTTAGTCGCAAGGTCCTAGGGGATAAGGAAGCTATCAGCTGCCGACCCGCTGACTTATTAGAACCCAAACTGGATAAACTAAGAGATGAGATTAAGGATTTAGCCATTAGCCAAGAGGATATATTAAGCTATGCTATGTTCCCCCAGGTAGCACGCAAATTTTTTGAAGCGCGCAAAAGAGGAGAAACAGGTCCACAGAGGAAGGAAGCTTCGATTAAACCAGGGGCGCCTGCCGATTTTAGTGGCACCAAGAGTACCAAGGAGGCTAAGAACGTGAACCTTAGTGAATTAAAAGAACTAATTAAGGTATTAGATCAAACAGATATTACAGAAATAGACCTGGAGAGTGATGGTGTTAAAGTATCCATCCGTAAAGGTGGAAAAGTGTCTGCCACTGTAACACCTGCGGCACCACAAAAGACAGCGGAAACACCGGTGACTGAAGCACCTAAAACAGGTGAAGCTTCTGTGGCACCGGAAGTTCCTGTGGTTTCAACCCAGCCCACAGAGGATTTAATCCCTGTTACCGCACCGATGGTGGGTACCTTTTATAGAGCACCATCTCCGGATGCCGACCCCTTTGTTAACGTAGGAGATATTGTAGAAAAGGGTCAAACTCTTTGTATTGTTGAAGCTATGAAATTAATGAACGAAATTGAAGCAGAGCAAGCTGGTGAAATTGTCCAAATCATGGTGGAAAACGGCCAGCCCATTGAATACGGACAAAATCTCTTCATGATTAGAAAAAAGTAG